From Polyodon spathula isolate WHYD16114869_AA chromosome 54, ASM1765450v1, whole genome shotgun sequence, one genomic window encodes:
- the LOC121307263 gene encoding urotensin-2 receptor-like, translated as MMELYQHSSQPQDPRHHHTNSSAETPWQRNQSAAFSPNSSSPPAEDMIVTAVIGTLLSLMCAIGVAGNLYTLAVVRRGHGRSSSSLYVHVLNLALADLLYLCTAPFIVYDSFAPDWVFGEAGCRVLLTLDLLTMHSSIFILTIMSSERYAAIARPLATAGRSRGYRKVVAPLVWVLSLGLTSPMMVMVHLEERLVEDGSLRRMCSPTWSEEDYKVYLTVLFTTSILAPGVIIGFLYAGLARIYWRSQTKGNVGQGQTRPPKHKVLYMIFAIVLAFWACFLPFWVWQLLPLYRPEALRFLPVRTEIYINHLVTCLTYGNSCVNPFLYTLLTKNYKEYRKGNTGSHHKGAVVVMLASYPCKRGAGFSEAGVPEAGRAGSGKIVAPSSPTAMETVIHSSGHLQGAV; from the coding sequence ATGATGGAGCTCTACCAGCACAGCAGCCAACCCCAGGACCCCCGCCACCATCACACCAACTCCTCCGCGGAGACCCCCTGGCAAAGGAACCAGTCTGCAGCCTTCTCCCCCAACTCCTCGTCACCCCCTGCTGAAGACATGATAGTTACTGCGGTGATTGGGACACTCCTGTCTCTGATGTGTGCCATCGGGGTGGCAGGTAACCTCTACACCCTGGCGGTGGTACGCAGGGGGCATGGGAGGTCCTCCTCTTCTCTGTATGTCCATGTTCTGAACCTAGCTTTGGCTGACCTGCTCTATTTGTGCACCGCCCCGTTTATCGTCTATGACAGCTTCGCTCCAGACTGGGTCTTCGGGGAGGCCGGCTGCAGAGTCCTGTTAACTTTGGATCTTCTCACCATGCACTCCAGCATTTTCATCTTGACCATCATGAGCTCGGAGAGGTACGCGGCCATCGCCAGGCCCCTGGCCACAGCCGGGAGATCCCGGGGCTATCGAAAAGTGGTGGCCCCTTTAGTCTGGGTCCTGTCCCTGGGTCTCACCTCTCCCATGATGGTCATGGTGCATCTCGAGGAGCGGCTCGTGGAAGACGGGAGTCTGAGGAGGATGTGTTCCCCCACGTGGAGCGAGGAGGATTATAAAGTTTACCTCACGGTGCTTTTCACCACCAGCATCCTGGCTCCGGGGGTCATCATTGGGTTCCTGTACGCCGGCTTGGCTCGAATCTACTGGAGATCCCAGACCAAAGGGAATGTGGGTCAGGGGCAGACACGGCCTCCCAAACACAAGGTCCTGTATATGATCTTCGCCATCGTGCTGGCGTTCTGGGCGTGTTTCTTACCGTTTTGGGTCTGGCAGCTGCTGCCTCTGTACCGGCCGGAGGCCCTGCGTTTTTTACCCGTGCGAACAGAGATTTACATCAATCACCTGGTGACCTGCCTGACCTACGGGAACTCCTGCGTCAACCCCTTCCTGTACACGCTGCTGACCAAGAACTACAAGGAGTACCGCAAGGGCAATACCGGGAGTCACCACAAGGGGGCGGTGGTGGTCATGCTGGCTTCTTATCCCTGCAAGAGGGGGGCTGGGTTTAGCGAGGCAGGGGTCCCGGAGGCTGGGAGGGCCGGAAGTGGGAAGATTGTGGCCCCCAGCTCCCCGACTGCTATGGAAACCGTTATCCACTCATCTGGTCACCTGCAGGGGGCAGTATAG
- the LOC121307270 gene encoding cytohesin-2-like — MEDLDFIPGDLSSDERLELEEIRRRKGILLLEIQRLKDELREAMMEVEGLESNTEGSNVFWQKHRSPSHGRKKFNMDPKKGIQFLVENELLCHIAEEIAQFLYKGEGLNKTAIGDYLGERDDFNIRVLHAFVDLHEFTDLNLVQALRQFLWSFRLPGEAQKIDRMMEAFAQRYCQCNPGVFQSTDTCYVLSFAIIMLNTSLHNPNVRDKPGVERFISMNRGINEGGDLPEELLRNLYDSIKNEPFKIPEDDGNDLTHTFFNPDREGWLLKLGGRVKTWKRRWFILTDNCLYYFEYTTDKEPRGIIPLENLSIREVEDPRKPNCFELYIPNNRGQLIKACKTEADGRVVEGNHNVYRISAPTQEEKDEWIKNIKSAVSVDPFYEMLAARKKRISLKKEEQQQQ, encoded by the exons ATGGAGGATTTAGATTTTA tccCAGGGGATCTCAGCTCGGATGAGCGTCTGGAGCTTGAAGAGATTCGACGCAGGAAAGGAATTCTGCTGCTGGAGATCCAGAGACTCAAAGATGAGCTGAGAGAGGCCATGATGGAAGTGGAGGGGCTGGAGAGCAACACAGaggggag CAACGTTTTTTGGCAGAAACACCGGTCACCCAGCCATGGTCGAAAAAAGTTCAACATGGATCCCAAAAAG ggTATTCAGTTCCTGGTTGAGAACGAGTTGCTGTGCCACATCGCTGAAGAAATCGCTCAGTTCCTGTACAAAGGGGAGGGGCTGAACAAGACTGCGATAGGGGATTATCTCGGTGAAAG GGACGACTTCAATATCCGAGTCCTCCACGCGTTTGTGGATCTCCACGAGTTCACGGACCTCAATCTAGTGCAAGCGCTGCG ACAGTTTCTCTGGAGTTTCCGGTTGCCTGGAGAAGCGCAGAAAATCGACAGGATGATGGAAGCATTCGCTCAGAGATACTGTCAATGCAACCCGGGTGTCTTTCAGAGTACAG ACACCTGCTACGTCCTGTCGTTCGCCATCATCATGCTGAACACCAGTCTCCACAACCCCAACGTGAGAGACAAGCCGGGGGTGGAGAGATTCATCTCCATGAACAGAGGAATCAACGAGGGAGGGGACCTGCCAGAGGAGCTGCTGAGG AATCTTTACGACAGCATCAAGAACGAGCCGTTCAAAATCCCAGAGGATGATGGGAATGACCTGACGCACACTTTCTTCAACCCGGACCGGGAGGGCTGGCTCCTCAAGctgg GGGGTCGCGTGAAAACGTGGAAAAGACGCTGGTTCATCTTGACAGACAATTGCCTTTACTACTTTGAGTACACCACG gatAAGGAACCTCGAGGGATTATCCCGTTGGAGAATTTGAGTATCCGGGAAGTGGAAGATCCCAGGAAACCG AACTGCTTCGAGTTGTATATTCCTAATAACCGAGGTCAGCTGATCAAGGCTTGTAAGACGGAGGCGGACGGCCGGGTCGTGGAGGGCAACCACAACGTCTACCGGATCTCCGCCCCCACCCAGGAAGAGAAAGACGAGTGGATCAAAAACATCAA GTCTGCAGTCAGTGTGGATCCTTTCTACGAGATGCTGGCTGCGAGGAAGAAACGCATTTCACTGAAgaaggaggagcagcagcagcagtga